One Dictyoglomus turgidum DSM 6724 DNA window includes the following coding sequences:
- the radC gene encoding RadC family protein encodes MKKRKIKDFPKSERPRERLLNYGEKALSDAELLAIILRTGNKNYSVYELAQNLIVDFGSLKRIAEVGIGELIKYPGIGITKAVQIKASIELGRRIFSEKKNYFGESILNPHDAFLIFKEDMFDLKEEHLFCIYMDVKNKCLNKRLIAKGDLNIVYASPREIFKYALQENSSKLILAHNHPSGDLTPSEDDIIFTKRLIEAGKILGLEILDHLIIYNEDYVSLKEKKLI; translated from the coding sequence AGAGAGATTACTAAATTATGGAGAAAAAGCACTTTCCGATGCTGAGCTTCTTGCTATCATTTTGAGGACAGGGAATAAAAATTACTCTGTTTATGAACTTGCTCAAAATTTAATAGTTGATTTTGGAAGCTTGAAAAGAATTGCTGAGGTAGGAATAGGGGAGCTTATTAAATATCCTGGGATTGGAATTACAAAGGCGGTTCAAATAAAGGCAAGTATTGAACTTGGAAGAAGAATATTTTCTGAAAAAAAGAATTATTTTGGAGAAAGTATTTTGAATCCTCACGATGCCTTCTTGATTTTTAAGGAAGATATGTTTGACCTAAAAGAGGAACATCTTTTTTGTATTTATATGGATGTGAAAAACAAATGCTTAAATAAAAGGCTTATTGCGAAGGGAGATTTAAATATTGTATATGCTTCTCCAAGGGAGATCTTTAAATATGCTCTTCAAGAAAATTCTTCTAAGTTAATTCTTGCCCACAATCACCCATCAGGAGATCTTACCCCTAGTGAGGATGATATAATCTTTACAAAGAGGTTAATTGAAGCTGGAAAGATTTTGGGACTTGAGATTCTTGATCATCTTATCATTTATAATGAAGATTATGTAAGTTTAAAAGAGAAAAAGCTTATATAA
- the uvrB gene encoding excinuclease ABC subunit UvrB has translation MSGFILVSEFKPCGDQPQAIEKLTEGVKRGLRYQTLIGVTGSGKTFTMANIIANVQKPTLVIAPNKTLAAQLYSEFKEFFPYNAVEYFVSYYDYYQPEAYIPQTDTYIEKDADINDRIDRLRHSTTSSLLSRRDVIVVASVSCIYGLGSPMDYAEMILRVKRGEDLPRETLLRKLIKLQYERNDYEFTRGKFRVRGDIVEVFPIGGETAIRVEYWGDNIERISEIDPLNGKRIIDFNEVFIYPATHYIAPTEKMERAIESIKRELTERLEELRAQGKFLEAKRLEARTLYDIELLREVGYCKGIENYSRHFDGRKPGEPPYTLLDYFPDDFLVFIDESHLTIPQLRAMYHGDKSRKDNLVEYGFRLPSAYDNRPLTFEEFWERVPQVIFVSATPAEFELSVSEQVVEQLIRPTGLLDPEIEVHPTEGQIDHLISEIKKVVARGERVLVTTLTKRTAEDLAEYLSNLGINVTYLHSEIETLERTGILQNLRLGKFDVLVGINLLREGLDLPEVSLVAILDADREGFLRSERSLIQVMGRAARNVNGKVIMYADVITESMRKAIQETERRRKIQMEYNKAHGIIPKSIKKPVKEVFDFVEAVAEKKADYRAISKKLSIDEIEEVIRQLEKEMYEAAAELDFEKAAYLRDQIKELKNELRKKTKL, from the coding sequence ATGAGTGGATTTATATTAGTATCAGAATTTAAACCCTGTGGTGATCAACCTCAGGCAATAGAGAAGCTTACTGAAGGAGTTAAGAGGGGTCTTAGATATCAGACCCTTATAGGGGTTACTGGTTCTGGAAAGACTTTTACCATGGCAAATATTATTGCAAATGTTCAGAAGCCTACCCTTGTTATTGCGCCTAATAAGACCCTTGCTGCGCAGCTTTATAGTGAATTCAAAGAGTTTTTCCCATATAATGCAGTGGAATATTTTGTGAGTTATTATGATTATTATCAGCCTGAAGCCTATATTCCGCAGACTGATACCTATATTGAAAAAGATGCGGACATTAATGATAGAATAGATAGACTAAGACATAGTACTACAAGTTCCTTGTTGTCCCGAAGGGATGTAATAGTAGTTGCGAGTGTTTCGTGTATTTATGGTTTAGGTTCCCCTATGGATTATGCAGAGATGATTCTTAGAGTAAAAAGAGGAGAAGATTTACCAAGAGAGACTTTGCTTAGAAAACTTATTAAGCTTCAGTATGAAAGAAATGATTACGAATTTACCCGAGGAAAATTTAGAGTGAGGGGAGATATAGTGGAGGTATTTCCAATAGGGGGAGAGACTGCTATAAGAGTTGAGTACTGGGGAGATAATATTGAAAGAATCTCCGAGATTGACCCTTTAAATGGGAAAAGAATTATTGATTTTAATGAGGTTTTTATATATCCTGCAACTCACTATATAGCACCTACAGAAAAAATGGAAAGAGCTATAGAGTCAATAAAGAGGGAACTTACAGAGAGACTTGAGGAATTAAGAGCTCAGGGTAAATTCCTGGAAGCAAAAAGGCTTGAAGCGAGAACTCTATATGATATTGAGCTTTTAAGAGAAGTGGGCTATTGCAAGGGAATTGAAAACTATTCAAGGCATTTTGATGGGAGAAAGCCAGGAGAACCTCCTTACACTCTTCTTGATTATTTTCCTGATGACTTTCTTGTATTTATTGATGAGTCTCATCTCACTATTCCTCAACTCCGGGCCATGTACCATGGAGATAAGTCAAGGAAGGACAATTTAGTAGAATATGGTTTTAGATTACCCTCTGCCTATGATAACAGACCATTAACCTTTGAGGAATTCTGGGAGCGAGTTCCACAAGTAATTTTTGTTTCTGCTACTCCTGCAGAGTTTGAACTTTCGGTTTCAGAACAGGTTGTAGAGCAACTTATAAGGCCTACTGGCCTTCTTGATCCTGAGATAGAAGTACATCCTACTGAGGGACAAATAGATCATTTGATATCTGAGATAAAGAAGGTGGTGGCTCGAGGAGAAAGAGTACTTGTTACTACTCTTACTAAGAGAACTGCAGAGGATCTTGCTGAGTATCTTTCAAATCTTGGTATTAATGTAACTTATTTGCATTCTGAGATAGAAACCTTAGAAAGAACAGGAATTTTACAGAATTTAAGGCTTGGAAAATTTGATGTTCTTGTGGGGATAAACCTATTGAGGGAGGGGCTTGATCTTCCTGAAGTGTCCCTTGTAGCAATTCTTGATGCAGATAGGGAGGGATTTTTGAGATCCGAAAGATCTCTTATTCAGGTTATGGGAAGGGCTGCAAGGAATGTAAATGGAAAAGTAATAATGTATGCCGATGTAATCACTGAATCCATGAGAAAGGCTATTCAAGAGACGGAAAGAAGAAGGAAGATACAGATGGAATATAATAAGGCTCATGGGATAATTCCAAAATCCATTAAGAAACCAGTAAAAGAGGTCTTTGATTTTGTTGAAGCAGTAGCAGAAAAGAAAGCTGATTACAGAGCAATCTCTAAGA
- the polA gene encoding DNA polymerase I translates to MEQKTLWDLFQENTERALKKILVIDGSSIIYRVYYALPPLKTKNGELTNALYGFIRILLKAVEDFKPDLLGIAFDRPEPTFRHVIYKEYKAKRPPMKDDLKAQIPWIREFLRLNDIPILEEPGYEADDIIATIIKRYKDDLKYILSGDLDLLQLVSDKTFLIHPQRGITEFTIYDPKAVKERFGVEPKKIPLYKVLVGDESDNIPGINGIGPKKASKILEKISTLEEFKDKVRFLESDLREIIEKNWDIIERNLELVTLKNIDKDFVLKPFEIKKDEKLIEFLKRYELKSILQKLFPDLEERENIEIKDVKEINFEEAKKEGCFAFKCLGEKGFEGISISFKEGEGYFIASFDFNDEVKGKVKDIISFENIKKIGAYIQRDLHFLDCKIKGEVFDVSLASYLLNPERQNHSLDILIREYLNRTSFIPQKYAAYLFPLKTILEERIKKEELEFVLFNIETPLIPVLYSMEKWGIKVDKEYLKSLSDEFCERIKKLEEEIYELAGMKFNLNSPKQLSEVLFERLKLPSGKKGKTGYSTSSLVLQNLLNAHPIVIKILQYRELYKLKSTYIDAIPNLINSQTGRVHTKFNPTGTATGRISSSEPNLQNIPIKSEEGRKIRRAFIADDGYYFVSLDYSQIELRIMAHLSQEPKLISAFQKGEDIHRRTAAEIFGVPEDEVDDLLRSRAKAVNFGIIYGISSFGLSETASITPEEAEKFIDSYFKHYPRVKLFIDKTIYEAREKLYVKTLFGRKRYIPEIRSINKQVRNAYERIAINAPIQGTAADIIKLAMIEIYKEIEEKNLKSRILLQIHDELILEVPEEEMEFTPLMAKEKMEKVVELSVPLVVEISVGKNLAELK, encoded by the coding sequence ATGGAACAAAAAACCCTTTGGGATCTTTTCCAAGAAAATACAGAAAGAGCCCTTAAGAAGATTTTAGTTATTGATGGTTCCAGCATCATATATAGGGTTTATTATGCCCTTCCCCCATTAAAGACAAAAAATGGGGAGCTGACCAATGCCCTTTATGGTTTTATAAGGATACTTTTAAAGGCTGTAGAGGATTTTAAACCTGATCTTTTAGGTATTGCCTTCGACAGACCTGAGCCAACCTTTAGGCATGTTATCTATAAAGAATATAAAGCAAAAAGACCACCAATGAAAGATGATTTGAAAGCTCAAATTCCTTGGATAAGGGAATTTTTGAGGTTAAATGATATACCTATATTGGAGGAGCCTGGGTATGAAGCTGATGATATCATTGCTACTATAATAAAAAGGTATAAGGACGATTTAAAATATATTCTTTCCGGAGATTTAGATCTTTTACAATTAGTCTCTGATAAAACTTTTTTAATACATCCTCAAAGAGGAATCACAGAGTTTACGATTTATGATCCAAAGGCTGTTAAAGAAAGATTTGGTGTAGAGCCTAAAAAAATTCCTCTTTATAAGGTCCTTGTGGGAGATGAGTCGGATAATATTCCTGGAATAAACGGAATAGGACCTAAGAAAGCATCAAAAATTCTTGAAAAGATCTCAACTTTAGAAGAGTTTAAAGATAAAGTGAGGTTCTTAGAGAGCGATTTAAGAGAGATTATTGAGAAAAACTGGGATATTATTGAGAGAAATTTAGAGCTTGTTACATTAAAAAATATAGATAAAGATTTTGTTCTTAAACCTTTTGAAATAAAAAAGGATGAAAAACTCATAGAATTTTTGAAAAGATATGAATTAAAAAGCATTCTTCAAAAACTTTTTCCTGATCTTGAAGAAAGGGAAAATATAGAAATTAAAGATGTAAAGGAAATCAATTTTGAAGAGGCAAAAAAGGAAGGTTGTTTTGCTTTTAAATGCCTTGGAGAAAAAGGCTTTGAAGGAATATCCATCTCCTTTAAGGAAGGAGAAGGATATTTTATAGCTTCCTTTGACTTTAATGATGAAGTTAAAGGGAAAGTTAAAGATATTATTTCTTTCGAAAATATTAAAAAGATTGGAGCTTATATACAGAGGGATCTACATTTTCTGGACTGTAAAATAAAAGGGGAGGTGTTTGATGTTAGTCTCGCATCCTATCTTTTAAATCCAGAAAGACAAAATCATTCCCTTGACATACTTATAAGAGAGTATTTAAATAGGACCTCTTTTATTCCTCAAAAGTATGCTGCTTATCTCTTTCCTTTAAAAACTATTCTAGAAGAAAGGATAAAAAAGGAAGAATTGGAATTTGTGCTTTTTAATATAGAAACACCGCTTATTCCTGTACTTTACTCCATGGAAAAATGGGGAATAAAGGTAGATAAGGAGTATTTAAAAAGTCTCTCTGATGAATTTTGTGAGAGAATTAAGAAATTGGAAGAGGAAATATATGAACTTGCAGGTATGAAGTTTAATCTTAATTCTCCAAAACAACTTTCTGAGGTTTTATTTGAGAGATTGAAGCTTCCTTCTGGCAAGAAAGGAAAAACAGGATATTCTACATCATCTTTGGTGCTTCAAAATTTACTGAATGCTCATCCTATTGTGATAAAAATCCTCCAATATAGGGAGTTATATAAACTTAAAAGCACCTATATAGATGCTATTCCTAATCTTATAAATTCACAAACAGGCAGGGTTCATACTAAATTTAACCCCACAGGTACAGCCACAGGAAGGATAAGTAGTAGTGAACCCAATCTACAAAATATTCCCATAAAAAGCGAGGAAGGAAGAAAGATAAGGAGAGCCTTTATAGCAGATGATGGATATTATTTTGTATCTCTTGATTATTCCCAAATAGAGCTTAGAATTATGGCTCACCTCTCTCAAGAACCTAAATTAATATCAGCCTTCCAAAAGGGTGAAGATATTCATAGAAGAACAGCAGCAGAAATTTTCGGAGTGCCTGAAGATGAAGTAGATGATCTTTTGAGGTCGAGGGCAAAGGCGGTTAACTTTGGAATTATTTATGGCATCTCTTCCTTTGGGCTTTCTGAAACTGCAAGTATCACTCCGGAAGAGGCTGAAAAATTTATAGATTCATATTTTAAACATTATCCAAGGGTAAAGCTCTTTATAGATAAAACTATTTATGAGGCAAGAGAAAAGTTATATGTAAAGACTTTATTTGGAAGAAAAAGATATATACCTGAAATTAGAAGTATAAATAAGCAGGTGAGGAATGCTTATGAAAGGATAGCTATAAATGCGCCTATTCAAGGAACAGCGGCGGATATAATAAAACTTGCCATGATAGAGATTTATAAAGAAATAGAGGAAAAAAATCTTAAGTCAAGAATACTTTTACAGATTCACGATGAACTTATTCTTGAAGTGCCTGAAGAAGAAATGGAGTTTACCCCTTTGATGGCAAAGGAAAAGATGGAAAAGGTTGTAGAACTTTCTGTTCCTCTTGTGGTTGAGATTTCAGTGGGTAAAAATCTGGCTGAGCTGAAATGA
- the coaE gene encoding dephospho-CoA kinase (Dephospho-CoA kinase (CoaE) performs the final step in coenzyme A biosynthesis.): MSYKIGITGGIGTGKTLVINTLKELGIPVISADEIVRELQKDPYYLEKIRKIFGDKVFEEGQLNRKKLAEIIFSDDKERKKLENLLHPPVLTEIKKRLEDFKDKEIVAVEVPLLFEVGIENWFDEIWVVYAPFEIQLERIIKRDNISQEEAIKRIKAQIPIEEKVKKADFVIYNDKDLESTKNQIKNRILSIYRMIYNKNL, translated from the coding sequence ATGAGCTATAAAATTGGGATAACAGGTGGCATTGGTACAGGAAAAACCCTTGTAATTAATACTCTAAAGGAGCTTGGAATACCTGTTATTAGTGCAGACGAAATTGTAAGAGAGCTTCAAAAAGATCCCTACTATTTGGAGAAAATTAGAAAAATCTTTGGGGATAAGGTTTTCGAAGAAGGTCAACTTAATAGGAAGAAACTTGCAGAGATAATTTTTTCTGATGATAAGGAAAGAAAAAAATTAGAAAATCTTCTTCATCCTCCTGTTCTTACAGAAATAAAAAAAAGATTAGAAGATTTTAAGGATAAAGAGATAGTTGCAGTGGAGGTTCCTCTTCTGTTTGAAGTTGGAATTGAAAACTGGTTTGATGAGATCTGGGTTGTATATGCTCCTTTTGAAATTCAACTTGAAAGAATCATAAAAAGAGATAATATATCACAGGAGGAGGCTATTAAGAGAATAAAAGCCCAAATCCCTATAGAAGAAAAGGTTAAAAAAGCTGACTTTGTAATATACAACGATAAAGATTTAGAGAGTACTAAAAATCAGATTAAGAATAGGATTTTAAGTATATATAGGATGATATATAATAAAAATCTGTAG